The Salvia splendens isolate huo1 chromosome 20, SspV2, whole genome shotgun sequence nucleotide sequence ataaaagatataaatatataaatactcTCAATGAAGTAGTTGCATGGACCAAAAGTCCTCCATGCCCCAAGTATTGTGATCATTTGATTGAGTTGGAAAATTAGGGCCTTGAAAACTTTGCATATTTCCTTGAAAGGAAGAAGTAGCAATAATTGGCGCATATGATTGGCTAAGTGCATGATCCGCAGGGACACAACTGGAGTGAACTTGGTTAGTGAAGACTGGTTCTTCGATATTGCTTAAGGGCAAAGTGGAGAAATTCTCAGACTGTTTTATGTGCTTCTGAATTCGAGTTCGCCAATAATTTTTTATCTCGTTGTCGGTTCTTCCGGATAAATGTTTTGCAATTTTCGACCACCTGTCACATAAAAAGCATAAATTATAAGTATGATTCtccttttattttctatttttatattttaatgataagtGATAACTTGTTCGTTAAAATGATGTTTTTCATGTAATCTCATCACAAATAGAAAATTGCATTGTTTCGGCTGTATTCCGTCGAACTCATTTGATTTGCACTTGCAAAAATAGTTTCACATTCATGCAGACGCTTAATATTTcgaattaatattttaatttgtcaTGCATTTGGTATATATTGATTGATTGAGATTAATATGTAAGATTGaatcaaacataaaacattaaaaaaagcaTTAGAATTAATAAATTAGAATAACATTTgtgaaatactaataaataatatgcCAATTCTGACGGAATTTTAAGAAGTTTTCATGACTattgatcaataaaataaatccaTACTCCATATTTATCCTTCTTCAGTAATTTAGGAAAATACTAACTTTTTCGTATAAAAAGTATGCTTATATAGGAAAAAATTACTGCTTGTACGTTAGATATTTGCATAATTTTCTTCAAagtaaatttgaaattatttatcataaatATTTCAAATCAAATCGTTTACCTTTAAAAAATGGGGCAATTTATTAAGAATATACATAAATGATAAATACCACTCCTATGTTTATCTTTATTCAAATACAAAGTTGTATGGTATGGTATCTGTCCATTTCAACATTACTAGCTAGCTAGCCTTTGAGATTTTCCATTAATTATTCCCCCTAATTTGTTTTCTACATTTGCATCGATCATATTATTTTTTGATAATTTGTTTTTTGCaataaatatgattaaaattttACCTGTTACCCCATTTAGCATGCATCTCTATGATCAAAAGGTGCTCCTCCGCCGTGATATTGCCCCTTCTCACATCCGGCCGGAGGTAGTTCAGCCACCGGAGACGACAACTTTTTCCGGTGCGCTTCAACCCTAAAACCATGATTAATAGAAATTGGGTAAAAAAGGGTTGACTGTCAACATTTGATGTCATTGTCAAAATCAGGTGGACAAGCGACCAAATCGACAAGTTAAGGACACAAAAATATCAAACTTAATGTTCTGAACCAAAACCGTCAAAAATGTAGCTAGCGAAATGCCCCtcttcaaaatctcaaaatctATCAATGCACATTTTTCTCCCTAAATATAATTTCCCGACTTTATTCTTAACGCAAGATTTTCCTCATAAACACgataaaagtagaaaaaaagaaGATGACGCGACGAAGAAGAAATGATCGACGTACCGGCGGATCGAGCTAGTGAATTCCAAACACCTTCACCATGGTTAGCAATGTAGTTTATAAGAATGAGATCCTCTTCCATAGTCCATGGGCCTTTCCTCACTTCAGGTTCATTGCATGGTCTTTTCTCCATCTTAGTCATGAGAATACTCTAATGCATATAGAGGGGGAGAGGTATTTGTAGAAATTAATAAGGTTGGAGCTCAATTTATAGAGATTGGCTAAGAAGATTAATTGCTAGTTAAAGTAGCTATTAGTAGATGTATAATTGAATAACTTTTAGCCTAACTTTggttaattataaaattaatttgaatcaTTGATACACAAACTACATATCAACATGCACCCCGGCCCACGCCTTaattgggggaaaaaataattaattgtggTGGCCATGAAATTTCTATATAATAAGTACATGCATGAAGTTATGATTTTACATACCTAACTAATTACTCCacacacaattaattaatacacATAAAAGCACTACTTATAGTGTGGCATCATAAGTAAAATTAATCGTAGGAAGATACGTTTAGGATTGTATATGTAGTAAGTGTCTTTCCACATGTTTATGTCTTttgttataatttaattattttttgttgatcAATATGATGTCATGTGAAAATGGCTATGCATTTTTCTCGCAATAGGAAACTTACAAATTTATTTGTACAAAGTGCAAGCAACAACTTGCATATATGTAGATTATTTACTATATAATGTATATGTGTAGCACTTCGTTTGCATAGGGTGAATCTTTGTGTCTCATTAtgtttttgttggattttgtttTGAATGGCTTTTGTGGGAGAGTTTTTTAGGGTGAAATTTTGTTTCTACTTTGATCACCAATTTCCCGTTGAGCCTTTACTCTAAAATAAAGACTATACACTCTATTTGTGTACGAAAGTACTTAgtttttcatttctttcttcCAACAATATTTTCCTAGTTTACCAACTATTCTCACAAAAATCTCCTTATTCATAATCCCACTTCAACCttaaatatttacaattacACAAACATACTATTATTGGTCCACCATTAAAACTTTACTCCACTcacaaataatataaaacactccataccATATTCTTCCACACTAACAAACAATCAacagaaattattaaaattggtCCCACTAAACATTAGATAATAATTTTAAgatgaaaaacaaaatatccaAAAACTATTTTGATACAtccaaataaattataaaagaaaTTATTTGTTGAGATAGGAAATCCAAAGAAAATGGTATAGGAAATATATCATTAATATGTGGTTGAGATAGTAGTATTAGCTGTTGATTTCAAAAGATATTTTGATAAGTGATTATATGTGAAAATAATAGCATATAGAAATTAGGTCTAAACAATTGTTATCCACACAAAATCCTAACTAAATAGAGAAAAGGGACAAAGTCGTTTGCATTTGATAGGGATTTGTCGATGCTTTAGggtttaataattaaataaactaTAATACCGATTTAATAAAATATCATCAAAACTTGTTAAAACATTTAAACCCAAATAATTATTTCACGAATTACAAATCCATATTTTGACTCGACTTCATAAaatatcatcaaaacaaacgaCGATGATATATCTTTATTGGAATCGAGCTCTCTTTTTTCTGTTTATTTCAATTGATTACTACACTAAATCTAAGTAAATTAACTATAGAGTAGATTCCATGTTAGCTCCCAAGTTGtaatcattttattttcataatattattctatatcaatatataaaaagagTTCGAAAATGTTATATATAATGTAAAAATAGCCAATACATAAAGAGGCTAGTcaatttgcaagattatatatcgggttaaatatgtagtgtgtttggtgtatgggattgaatctcacaacttaatcctagatgaataatcatgtgATGCTTAGTCATAGCCACCTCcatccaactaaaataatttcacaacttaatcttagatggattatTAAGCTTGGATAATTTTTGACAAATAAATCTACAACCACCCCATGATAATTTAATCTATAATAAGCAAACACTCCATAAACACTTAAAATTCTATCTTTGTGATAACTCAAACCCATAACTTATTACGTGGGGAGAAACATTTTACCAACTAAGTTACGtttcatcatcttcatctaaATTTTGTAGACATGAAAGCCCCAATTATTAATATCCAATTATAGTGTGTAACATGTAATGTAGCCAAGTGGAACTACAAAGTTTAAGGATGACAATGAGGCTACCATATTTAGTAAAGTTTCAAGTGTGTGACCACTTTTCATACTAAATTGGATTACTCAAATTTCTACATGGGGACTAAAGTTAGACTTAGATCATGGGCTTTATTAAGTAATCTTCAATTTCGATTAATTGTTGACCGCAAGCCCAATTTGTGGACAAAAATTGGATTAAGTGGACATGCATGTGACATTGCACTTTAATATCAACCACATATTTAATCAAACTACCTAATTTCTATGGGAGTTTATAGATCTCAAAGTACAAATATTTGCTTGAGTTGTTGTCCTTCCGTACGTCGTTGTAGCTATGTAAAGTTATGTTTTATGAATGTTGTTTGATTGAGTATATGAAGATAACActtattttcggaaaaataacaTAGTATTTTCTCTTCTCAattcaagtgattgatttctttttatcGTTATTTTGTAAAGATGATACTAATAAAtcgtatctacattattctcttacttactttactttctctccacttttacTACTAtctattactacctccgtcccctagatattgtcccactttgacccagcatgagttttaagaaatgtaatggaaagtgagttgaaaaagttagtggattgtgggtcctacttttatatattagttttataataaaatgtgagtatgaatgaattagtggaacgtgaggtctattaccaaaaatggtaaaaaatgaaatgagacaaactttggGGGATGaacggaaatgaaaaaatgggacaaactttcagggacggaggtagtatcaTTTTTCCCAGACATGTGCCGAAAACAATCAATTACTTGAGAAGTGACGGATGAGTATATTAGTCTTTTACATGGGGACATACATATAATTTGTTTTCGATGGAAGCTATATAATCTAGATTTCATATTCGAGATATAtcaaaaatgatttttttgggTAACGGTCGTCATAAATATCAAGATAAATCACATAATCACTCTAacatattgaaataaaatttgacacAACAAATAAATAGGAATATAGACATACGATATGAGATAGTCGATTGAGTTGAGTCCTTGTGTGGGCTTGATTAATAAGTTTAGGTTTGGGCTTTAACCAAAAAAATCCGTCTATTTTTGTTTGTGCTCGTTATAAATTTATACTTATCCTAGTATTTATTTCGTCTTATTACACATGCTCGAAAAAATTTTAgatggaatatttttttttgaattttgtagACTTTTGTGAAAATACGGTTTATTCTGTTTTGTAACTAATCAATATTTTAACATTAACACGACTTAATCACTAACTCACGTAACATGATATTATCGGGCGTTCACTAAAACCATGTTACATTATAGACAATGAAATCACGTGTTGTTATTCTAAGttaaatatctcatttattGTACATCCTCCCACCTTGTTTCACAGTATTCAGTTCTCATTTtattctttccatttccttctagggctggcaaatcgtgcggattgggtcattatcgggtcaacctgataatgactcaacccaataaggcctaacctgaacccgacctgttaaggaaactgtaaattcgaacacgaacccgacctgctaccttcaaatccgaacacgacccgcacccgacacgaacccgtcaTCGACAcaatataatatgggttgacacgacacgataacaacccgaacctgatattacacgattaaaacctaatattacacgattaaaccttaatttttaacctaatttacacaattaaaattcattttatactatttaaacctaatttataagaaattaaaaaattaaagtaatatatatttctttaaataataataaaaataataatattatttcttaatgggttacccgtatccgacccgaacccaacccgaaattatcgggttcttaatgggtcaacccgataaggacacggatccaataagacttgacctcaacccaataatttcgtgcggattcgtgtcggattatcgtttcgtgtcgaaaattgccggCCCTATTTCCTTCCCACCTTGTTTCACAGTATTCAGTTCTCATTTtattctttccatttccttctTTCTTAATGTAAACATTGATTTAcggattataattatttaataatataacGTCGTTTtgttgtctaaaatgtgacatCGTTTTGGGCAACATCTGATAACACTACATGTCTACATTAATATGTTACTAATAAGTCATCAAGTTATGTCACAAAGaaatcataattaattataaaattaaaacaataatattttagttataaaatttaaaatatagtaaaaactAAAAGTTGGTATGCAAAGTACCAAAAAATTATAAGCTATAacaaaattaccaaaaaataGGAGCTAGGAGTACAAAACACAcgtaattatatattttttaatattattcccATTTAAAAttgatgttttttttgtgtttctAAAAACAAGATAAAGctaaaaatcaaagaaaattcATTTTGCTGTAATGGCAGCTCCGACGCAGCTCCTCCACTCCAATGCCCTCAATCACACGCTCCTCCCCTTCCTCCGCCGCCACAACCCCCTATTCCTCCGTGCTGCTTCCTTCGCTTCGTTTTCCCTCCGCCGCAAGCTTCCGTTCCGGCTGATACACGCGCAGGCGCGGCGGATCTCTTCTGCCGCCGTAGCTAAAGATGAATTAGCAGCTTCCCGTGAGTTACAGGAACATGAAATTGAAATCCCTAGGAAATTTCTGTCAATGTGTATTATACAATTCATTGCTGGTGATTTAGTAATTTATGCGTGGAATTACTTGATtgaattgatatcattttcctTACTTTGGAACAGCCACTGATTTGCAGTTTAAGGGGCCTCTTGAGGTGATTAAGTATCCAGACCCGATTTTGAGGGCGAAGAACAAGCGAATTGAGTCGTTTGATGAGAGCTTGAAGAGGCTTGCCGACGAGATGTTCGACGTAATGTACATGTGAGTTTTTTTGTCTTGGCTTGATTGCTTAGAACATAACAATTATGAAATGATAATtgaaatttagaaattgtgGAATAATTACTTGAGCTGGAGAAACTATAACAATGCGAAAAATTTAGCTTTAGATTCTGAAATTTGGGGGAAGTGTGACATGAGCTATTTGTGATAGGATTTGTGGTTTCTGATCCTTGCTGATTGTGTTGAGctttgttgttttcttttaagtattttgattttgaatctaGTATTCAACTTGATAAAGTCTTAATATAAGGTTTGAAAATCATGTAATTTTAGTTTCTCTATTTGAAAATCGATAAGTTGAGGTGTTACAGTGATGTTTGCAAATCCTGACTGACATTAATGTGATGAAATCatgaaaaaagtaaaatttGGTAGAACTGTTTATCCAATTAAAGATTCATTTGCTAGTTTTGTCTTATTGGAGATTGCTGGTAATTACAGGAATGTGAACAATAGTTGTTGGCTTGCTTTTCCACAGAACTGATGGTATTGGGCTCTCAGCGCCTCAAGTCGGGATAAATGTCCAGCTCATGGTGTTTAATCCAGCTGGTGAGCGCGGTGAAGGAGAAGAGATTGTTCTCGTAAATCCACAGATCAAAAGATTTTCGAAAAAGATAGTACCTTTTGAAGAGGGTTGTCTATCATTCCCTAAAATCTATGCCGATGTCATGGTAACCTTTCAAGTGCCCTTTTATTGTTTATGTTCATCAAAGTGTTTTTGCTGTCATCCAATACCTCCAATGATGTTTCATGGTTTTCTTGAAGTTACTTAATATTCCCACACTCGCTGCTTTTCAGAGACCAGACTCGTTGAAGGTTGATGCACAGGATATTAAGGGTGCGAGGTTTCAGATCAACTTAACCGGACTTCTTGCCCGGGTGTTTCAGCACGAATACGACCATTTGCAGGTTCATATAATCGGGCTTGTCATACTCTTACTGTTTTCATGTAGAAATCAAGCCTAGACCAGCTTTGGAACTGATGTCATTCAATTGCAGGGAGTCCTTTTCTTCGAGAGGATGAGCGATGAAGTTCTTGACACTGTTCGTGCACAGTTACAGGCAAGTTATGCTTTGCAAATAGTATCATATAATCTGATAACTATATCACTTCTTGAATTATAGCAACATAGACAAATCCAAAAACTTTGTATAACGTGAAAAGGCAGTGTCATTGCTTGAATCAATTTAGCTTGTCTAAACTCAAATCTGGGTCAAAGTTGTTGAATATTTTTTGCAATTAAACTGATATTGAGACATTTTCAACAATGTCTGTGGCATGGCACACCAGGAACTGGAAAAGGAATACGAGGAGAAGACCGGATTGGCGAGCCCTGAGAAGATTGGAGCAAGAGAAATTAGGAAGAAAGGTGTTGGGTTTGGGAAATCATGATCTTACTCTTTGTTCATTTCATCGAGGAAATCTTGGTCTTGATGGGGTGATGAATAATTTTAGGTCTCTATATTATTTGGTTACTCTTCTGATTATATGCAACTGTTATTTTATTGTCTTAATATAGTTTATAAGTAATACTCCATTCATATCCTCATAGTTGGAtcatagtatttcttttttgataatCTTGTTATAGttgagttattttattttttgcaaaaatcaacttatttaaattatctattttattctctctttaattatctattttgttctcttattatttatttattccatTCTCTCTTGTATTTTGATCTCTTTTTACTTAACCGTCCGCCCTTAATCTCTGTGTTAAAAAAACGTCTTAACTATAATAGGATGGATAAACTATTAAGTAATGGTATATTTCATCTAGTTTATAACAATATCATAATACTAGTATCCAGCAACCTCACTCAATAGACTATCCTATCCAATCCTAAGTTGGACCAACACCATCAGTTCTAGTATTGCAAACCATGCGAGATCTAGTATTAATGACGAAATAACGAcctaatatttaaataataaattactactccatccgtcgcacaagaatatacacttttttctttttagtccgtcctacaagaatatgcactttctaattttagaaagcaTTTTCTATCTAATAAGGTAAAACATATTCTCCACTaccaatactttaattaatttttctctctacatcttttactttaccaattttatattaaaactcgtgtcgtccccccaaagtgcatattctttggggacagagggagtatttttttttaatcaaaatcattataaattgaaaacaaaaataatgaaatatggagtatattgtGAGTGGTGCCCTAGTTATACTTGGTAAGGCTATCCTGAGGTGAGCATTCATATTTGGAGCTGAATTCTTACCTCGGAATTAATCCGAAAATCCAAAATTTGAGAGAATACATAAATTTGAGTTGATCCGATTTATCTGAAAATTAGGATATGAAAATCCAAAATGTTCATAGCTAAATACTTATGGAATTGGTCTTTATATCCAATTTTTAGATTTGTATTTTAACCTTTATTAtgtaaaaacaattttttaggCTTATATATCAATCTAAAATTGgggtatatatgtatatatttgtagTAAATACTaattatgattcattacataatatttttattatacaaGCGGTCTAAGAGTATCTACAAGCGACACAATAACTATTTTCTATGTTGATTTGTAGGCACCTTAAAAGTTGAGACAGTTGgcccaaaaatttaaaattgatctAATACCCAAAGGCATGAATGGATTCACTGACTATTTAATTAAGATCAGATGAATCTCATATCACTAAATTATAACTCTAAGTTAAAGTAACTACACCTTATTAGGACATCCAAAATATAATTTCCTTAGAGTACCTGCACTAGATTGCCACAGCGCCCTATTGTAAGGCGCACAAGCGTCACGGTGGGGGAGAAAGCGCCTGGTACTCAGCGTCGCCGTGTGGCGCGCGGCgatgattttcaattttttttattctttaatttatttcttgaaactgaaataaaataaatattcccAATTCATTTTCATCATTCCATTCCAATCTCAAATCTCAATTTTTTCTCAAGTTTTGTTAaagtccaattaaaatataccaactagttaaaaaaaagtgtaaaatGTGGTTGTGGCGTGGCTGTCATTGTGGCTGGACAAGTTTTTGTGACTGTGATGACTAGGCtgccaagttttttttttaattgtggcgTGGCTGTTCcacctattgtggacactcttacttACTAGGCCAACCCACTGTAACCCTTAAGTTAAAGTAGCTACTCGTTATTAGGACATCCAAAATAGAATATTCTTATGAGTATCCATATTAGGGGCGTCGCGGCGCCTATTGCACGCCGAGGAAGAGCCGCCGCGGTGGAGGAAGCGGAGCGGCGGTCGCGTGGCGGTTCCGCAGCGGCCTATTGTGGGCCGCGACATtcaaaaatgtattttttttcttaatttattttgtgatgACTAGACGGATAAGTTTTTGATAGTTGTGCTGACTAGGCAGACAAGTTTTTATGACTGTGGCGTGGCTGTTCCGCCATATAGTGGCTACTCTGACATATTAGGCCAACCCACTACATACTACATAACCTAGTTATAGTAGGTATGCTTGCCATTAATATTACAAACCATAACCTTCCATGTAATTAATCAACTTtcaattaatctattttttttctcccaATATAAAAGCTTAAACCCATTATATTTCTTTAGCACAACCTTTTCCCCCAAGCCAACTAAAAATGACGTCCAGAGCCTTTGTGCTAGCgacaaggagcttagacattattgtatgaggtgtcGAGTTGGAGCCTgatgtaatttcctcctttctatagcatagaagtttatttgtaatttcctcctttgtAGTTTACTCCTTTCTATAgaataggagtttatttgtaatagaataggagtttatttgtaatttcctataacataggagtttatttgtaatttcctcctttgtAGTTTACTCCTTTCTATAgaataggagtttatttgtaatttccttctTCGTATAtgagttatttttttttaaaaagccAACTAAAAATGAATCCAATAATCATTTTCCTTTTAGCTCTTCCCATACTCATTATTCTCTGCtccaaaaccctaaaccctaaactctGTCCCCTGGCCCACCGTGCCTCCCGCTCA carries:
- the LOC121780765 gene encoding peptide deformylase 1B, chloroplastic/mitochondrial-like isoform X1, with the translated sequence MAAPTQLLHSNALNHTLLPFLRRHNPLFLRAASFASFSLRRKLPFRLIHAQARRISSAAVAKDELAASRELQEHEIEIPRKFLSMSTDLQFKGPLEVIKYPDPILRAKNKRIESFDESLKRLADEMFDVMYITDGIGLSAPQVGINVQLMVFNPAGERGEGEEIVLVNPQIKRFSKKIVPFEEGCLSFPKIYADVMRPDSLKVDAQDIKGARFQINLTGLLARVFQHEYDHLQGVLFFERMSDEVLDTVRAQLQELEKEYEEKTGLASPEKIGAREIRKKGVGFGKS
- the LOC121782313 gene encoding MYB-like transcription factor EOBII, encoding MTKMEKRPCNEPEVRKGPWTMEEDLILINYIANHGEGVWNSLARSAGLKRTGKSCRLRWLNYLRPDVRRGNITAEEHLLIIEMHAKWGNRWSKIAKHLSGRTDNEIKNYWRTRIQKHIKQSENFSTLPLSNIEEPVFTNQVHSSCVPADHALSQSYAPIIATSSFQGNMQSFQGPNFPTQSNDHNTWGMEDFWSMQLLH
- the LOC121780765 gene encoding peptide deformylase 1B, chloroplastic-like isoform X2 yields the protein MAAPTQLLHSNALNHTLLPFLRRHNPLFLRAASFASFSLRRKLPFRLIHAQARRISSAAVAKDELAASPTDLQFKGPLEVIKYPDPILRAKNKRIESFDESLKRLADEMFDVMYITDGIGLSAPQVGINVQLMVFNPAGERGEGEEIVLVNPQIKRFSKKIVPFEEGCLSFPKIYADVMRPDSLKVDAQDIKGARFQINLTGLLARVFQHEYDHLQGVLFFERMSDEVLDTVRAQLQELEKEYEEKTGLASPEKIGAREIRKKGVGFGKS